The window TCCCTGAAAAAAACACCTTTTGATGGGGATAAGGCGTGACTTTGCTTCTCGTCCTTTCTATTTCCGCAGTGTCTATATCTAATGGGCACTTAGTAATGATGATTACATCGGCCCGCTTACGCCCACTGAATAATTCGCGGCGGTTACCGGCAGGTAAAAGCAGGTTAATGTTGTTTAATTGCTGATAATCGAACAGCAGGATACTGAAACCCGGTTTGATGGCACGGTGCTGGTAGGCATCATCTAAAATAATAATATCGTTAAACGATTGTAATTGTTCGGCCCCGGCAACCCTGTTCTCGCACACAGTAACATTAACATCAGGAAACTTGTGCTTTAATTGTGCCGGTTCATCCCCAACCTCGCTGGCCGTTGAATCCTGCGTGGCAATACGGTAGCCTTTGGTATCCCGGCCATAGCCCCTGCTTAAAGTAGCCAGTTGGTGGTCGTTTTTTAATAGCCCGATCAGGTATTCCGTCATGGGGGTTTTACCCGCGCCGCCTGCATCCAGGTTACCTACAGATATAATTGGCATATCAAATGCCCGACTTTTAAATAAGCCCCAGTCGTAGCACCAATTGCGGATGATGATAATCAATCCGTACACCAGTGACAGGGGAAATAAAAGCCAGCGTAGATATTTCATTTAGGGATAAAGATACGAAATTAGCCCACCCGGCCTTTATTTACAGGAAAAAGGTTCTCTTTTCGCCCCAAACCGTTTACTGAAAATTATACGTTCCTGCCTTCTATCATTTTGAAAAATTGGTCGCGGTAGGTATCGCCTACCGGGATCACCTTATCGCCGATGAAGATGCGGGAGCGTTCTATGCTATCAATTTTATTTAAGGCTACAATGTACGATTTGTGTACGCGGACAAAGTGCCTTTCGGGCAGTGCATCTTCCATCTTCTTCATGTTTTGCAGGGTAATAATGCGTTCCTGGTTAGTGAAAATGGAGATATAATCCTTTAAGCCTTCAATATAAAGGATATCGTGCAGATAAACTTTCTGAATTTTATGCTCAGTTTTTACAAAGATAAAATCGTGCGAAAAATCGTCCTGTGGTTGCTGAGGGATGGTTGCGGCCTGTGGCTGTTCGGGTATGGATGATTTTGTTGACGGATGTATAATACCCTGCGCCTTTTGCGCCGATTTAAAAAACCTGTCGAATGCTATGGGCTTCAATAAATAGTCTATTACATCCAGTTCATAACCTTCCAGCGCGTATTGCGGGTAAGCTGTTGTTAGTATCACTTTAGCCTTGCCGTTAGCTATGCGTAAAAATTGGATGCCAGTAAGTTCAGGCATTTGTACGTCCAGGTACACCAGGTCAACGCCACCATCCTGCACAATTGTAAGTGCCTCAATAGGGTTGGTGGTTGCTTTCACCAACTGCATAAATGGTATTTTTGAAATATAATCTTCTATGATGTTTAGCGCCAAAGGCTCATCATCAACTACAAGGCATCTGATCATGCTATAAAATTAATGATAATTCACAAGTATAGATATCGGCATCGTCATGAATTTCCAATTTATAAGCATTCGGGTAAAGCAGGTCAAGCCGGCGCTTCACATTACTTAAGCCGATACCACCAGATGAATCACGGTTATGTACATGCTTTCTGTTCTCCATATAAAAAGAAAGATGGCCGTCATCAAGATTGATGATCAATTTAATGGGGTGTTTCGGATCGTTCGCTACGCCGTGTTTAAAAGCATTCTCTATAAAAGCGATCAAAAGCAGCGGAACGATCCGTTGGTTGGTTACCTGTCCATTCACCTCAAAATCTACATAAGCTTTTTTACCAAAGCGTATTTTTTGCAGGTCGATATAGTTTTGAAGGTAGGTAAGTTCTTTAGCCAGGTCAACCTTGTTATCGTTGCACTCATATAACATGTAGCGCATAATCTCTGATAGCTTTAGTATCGCCTCGGGGGTTGTTTCCGATTTCTGATAAGCCAATGAATAGATACTGTTCAACGAATTAAACAAGAAATGCGGGTTTATCTGCGATTTCAAAAAAGCCAGTTCGGCAGTAAGGCGCTGGTTTTCAAGATCGCGTTGAACTCGCTCGTTCGTAAACCAATCCAGCGAGAATTGCAGCACGGTACTCAGGAAAAGGAATAATATACTGGTAAAGCAGGTTTGTGTAAAATACCACCCGAATTTTAATGCTTCGTGCGGCATTTTTTGTCCCTTTACTGTGGGGTGCATCTCTGTCCAAAAAACACTGGCCAGTCCATATTTTACCAGCCCGAAAACAATTATGGTTAAAACCAATACACCGGCATATTGCCTGTATTTCTTTTTATCTAAATACCATGGTATAAGCAACAGGTAGTTTAAATAGAACAGGGCGATATTTATAATGCCGAACCCTAAGAAAATGATCAGCAACGCGCGCATCGATATCCTTTCGCTATGTGCTATAAACACAAAGAAAGAGATAATGCTTACCCAAAAAAGCGTATGCCAAAATATTTTCCAGCCCTTTTTCATCGATGTAAATTACTATAAAACCCTGCTAAGTGCTTCAAAATTTATATATACCACTGTTTTTTTTCGATGAACAGGCAATTATTATCGATGAACAGGTTGGTAGGCCAAATTAACCGTTCATCTATAAATGCAGGCAGTTGGTCTAAATCATTTTATCACATTAAACCTTTGGTGTTTCTTTGAATCATCAAACAATCACACAGCACCATGAAAAAGTTAATTTCAAACTCAAACCCCTTTATCCTGATACTATTACCGGTATTATTTGCATTAGTAATGGGTGTTAGCTACCAGTTTGAACAAAAAGCCAGCGCCGAAGTAAAACAGGTAGGCCAGTTTAATGTTAAACATTCTACCTCGTTGTTTTATAAAGGCATTAATTTGGTTAAAACTGTTTGCGGTATAGCAAAACAAGATGTATGGTAATTGAAACCAAAGGGTTAACCTTTAATTTTGGCAACCAAACGGTTGTAAAGGCACTTTCATTACAGGTTCCCGAAGGGAGCATATATGGTTTTCTTGGCCCTAATGGCGCCGGGAAAACCACTACCATTAAATTACTGCTCAACCTACTGCAAACCCAGCAGGGCGATATTAAGAT of the Mucilaginibacter boryungensis genome contains:
- the lpxK gene encoding tetraacyldisaccharide 4'-kinase; protein product: MKYLRWLLFPLSLVYGLIIIIRNWCYDWGLFKSRAFDMPIISVGNLDAGGAGKTPMTEYLIGLLKNDHQLATLSRGYGRDTKGYRIATQDSTASEVGDEPAQLKHKFPDVNVTVCENRVAGAEQLQSFNDIIILDDAYQHRAIKPGFSILLFDYQQLNNINLLLPAGNRRELFSGRKRADVIIITKCPLDIDTAEIERTRSKVTPYPHQKVFFSGIAYQPLKNKTGDTADVKIDGDTKVFLLTGIANPAPMYQYIAKSTAQIIHYKYPDHHPFSLKNITKLADDFNACAADKKIIITTEKDMQRLGEQELLPLTNNLPVYTLPIGVEFLNNGGQQFNTLIADYVRKYTAHSTIY
- a CDS encoding LytR/AlgR family response regulator transcription factor, which codes for MIRCLVVDDEPLALNIIEDYISKIPFMQLVKATTNPIEALTIVQDGGVDLVYLDVQMPELTGIQFLRIANGKAKVILTTAYPQYALEGYELDVIDYLLKPIAFDRFFKSAQKAQGIIHPSTKSSIPEQPQAATIPQQPQDDFSHDFIFVKTEHKIQKVYLHDILYIEGLKDYISIFTNQERIITLQNMKKMEDALPERHFVRVHKSYIVALNKIDSIERSRIFIGDKVIPVGDTYRDQFFKMIEGRNV
- a CDS encoding sensor histidine kinase, producing MKKGWKIFWHTLFWVSIISFFVFIAHSERISMRALLIIFLGFGIINIALFYLNYLLLIPWYLDKKKYRQYAGVLVLTIIVFGLVKYGLASVFWTEMHPTVKGQKMPHEALKFGWYFTQTCFTSILFLFLSTVLQFSLDWFTNERVQRDLENQRLTAELAFLKSQINPHFLFNSLNSIYSLAYQKSETTPEAILKLSEIMRYMLYECNDNKVDLAKELTYLQNYIDLQKIRFGKKAYVDFEVNGQVTNQRIVPLLLIAFIENAFKHGVANDPKHPIKLIINLDDGHLSFYMENRKHVHNRDSSGGIGLSNVKRRLDLLYPNAYKLEIHDDADIYTCELSLIL